From one Plantibacter flavus genomic stretch:
- a CDS encoding DeoR/GlpR family DNA-binding transcription regulator: MTQQQRLNALLELVSERGNVTIAEIGEALGISAATARRDLTALAEQRLVTRTHGGAAALGTGYELPLQYKIARQADAKMAIAKATAALINVGDAVGLNGGTTTSEVARVIGRSEHLVRSDGDASVTIVTNALNIAFELSVRSHVKIVVTGGVARRQSYELVGSLVAGALAEIALDVAILGVDGLSAQFGATTLHEGEASVSQEFVKVAKRVIVVADSTKMTKATFARICPLDRIDVLVTDQPVDPAFADALAAAGVELIIAD; the protein is encoded by the coding sequence ATGACGCAGCAACAGCGACTCAACGCCCTGCTCGAGCTCGTGAGCGAACGCGGCAACGTGACGATCGCGGAGATCGGCGAAGCGCTCGGCATCTCCGCGGCCACCGCCCGTCGCGACCTGACGGCGCTCGCCGAGCAGCGACTCGTCACGCGGACCCACGGCGGTGCCGCCGCCCTCGGCACCGGCTACGAGCTGCCGCTGCAGTACAAGATCGCCCGCCAGGCGGACGCCAAGATGGCCATCGCGAAGGCCACGGCCGCCCTGATCAACGTCGGCGACGCCGTCGGACTCAACGGCGGCACCACCACGAGCGAGGTCGCGCGGGTGATCGGGCGGAGCGAGCACCTCGTCCGTTCGGACGGCGACGCCTCGGTCACGATCGTGACGAACGCGCTCAACATCGCCTTCGAACTGTCCGTGCGCTCGCACGTGAAGATCGTCGTGACGGGAGGCGTCGCACGACGCCAGTCCTACGAACTCGTGGGCTCGCTCGTCGCGGGGGCGCTCGCCGAGATCGCCCTCGACGTCGCGATCCTGGGCGTCGACGGCTTGAGCGCGCAGTTCGGCGCCACCACCCTCCACGAGGGTGAGGCCTCGGTGAGCCAGGAGTTCGTCAAGGTCGCGAAGCGGGTCATCGTGGTCGCCGACAGCACCAAGATGACGAAGGCGACCTTCGCCCGCATCTGCCCACTCGACCGCATCGACGTGCTCGTCACCGACCAGCCGGTGGATCCGGCGTTCGCCGACGCCCTGGCCGCGGCCGGCGTCGAGCTCATCATCGCCGACTGA
- a CDS encoding ABC transporter substrate-binding protein, which translates to MPSPFMNRNTASGGRARRRAVLSGIGLLAAAALTAGCSTGGGGATGGEYAAAPKDLKAEITYGVWDQAQVEAIDANIEAFNKVYPDITVNVNVTPWASYWSKLQTQASSDTLPDLFWLNGPNFQVYAANGKIEPITGAVKAGDIDPKNYPEALNELYSLDDTQYGVPKDFDTIGVWVNTALFEQAGVALPADGWTWDDFDTAAHEISTKLKDQGVYGAAGGMDGQTTYYNTILQAGGEVINADQTESEYDSPEAQEGLQFWTDLIADGSSPSIQQLTDTPADQWFTSGKLAMYWGGSWLRPLVGESDVAATAQAFPLPTGKEQATVIHGVSNVVASASKNKQAAQALQVFLASEEAQQQQGDLGAVIPAYTGTQQSFVDSYPTMNLQVFLDALDYAKPLPVSENTAAWNALEVELLPDAFSGDKPVADVAKDLAEQMNAALAKK; encoded by the coding sequence ATGCCTTCGCCGTTCATGAACCGCAACACCGCATCCGGCGGTCGCGCCCGCCGCCGCGCCGTCCTCAGCGGCATCGGCCTCCTCGCCGCCGCCGCGCTCACCGCCGGCTGCAGCACCGGTGGCGGGGGCGCCACCGGTGGCGAGTACGCCGCCGCCCCGAAGGACCTCAAGGCCGAGATCACCTACGGCGTCTGGGACCAGGCCCAGGTCGAGGCGATCGACGCCAACATCGAGGCCTTCAACAAGGTCTACCCCGACATCACGGTCAACGTCAACGTCACGCCCTGGGCCTCGTACTGGTCGAAGCTCCAGACGCAGGCCTCGAGCGACACCCTGCCCGACCTCTTCTGGTTGAACGGGCCGAACTTCCAGGTCTACGCGGCGAACGGCAAGATCGAGCCCATCACCGGGGCCGTGAAGGCCGGCGACATCGACCCGAAGAACTACCCGGAGGCCCTGAACGAGCTGTACTCGCTGGACGACACCCAGTACGGCGTGCCGAAGGACTTCGACACGATCGGTGTCTGGGTCAACACGGCGCTCTTCGAGCAGGCCGGCGTCGCGCTGCCCGCCGACGGCTGGACCTGGGACGACTTCGACACCGCCGCGCATGAGATCTCGACGAAGTTGAAGGACCAGGGCGTCTATGGTGCCGCCGGCGGCATGGACGGCCAGACCACCTACTACAACACGATCCTGCAGGCCGGTGGCGAGGTCATCAACGCCGACCAGACCGAGTCCGAGTACGACAGCCCCGAGGCCCAGGAAGGGCTCCAGTTCTGGACGGACCTCATCGCGGACGGCTCTTCGCCCAGCATCCAGCAGCTGACGGACACGCCGGCCGACCAGTGGTTCACCTCCGGCAAGCTCGCCATGTACTGGGGCGGAAGCTGGCTGCGCCCACTCGTCGGTGAGTCCGACGTCGCAGCCACCGCCCAGGCCTTCCCGCTGCCGACCGGCAAGGAGCAGGCGACGGTCATCCACGGCGTCTCCAACGTCGTCGCGTCGGCGAGCAAGAACAAGCAGGCTGCACAGGCCCTGCAGGTCTTCCTGGCGAGTGAGGAGGCCCAGCAGCAGCAGGGCGACCTCGGCGCCGTCATCCCCGCCTACACCGGCACGCAGCAGTCGTTCGTCGACTCCTACCCGACGATGAACCTGCAGGTCTTCCTCGACGCGCTCGACTACGCCAAGCCGCTGCCGGTGTCGGAGAACACGGCCGCCTGGAACGCCCTCGAGGTCGAGCTCCTGCCCGACGCGTTCAGCGGTGACAAGCCGGTCGCCGACGTGGCGAAGGATCTCGCCGAGCAGATGAACGCCGCGCTGGCCAAGAAGTGA
- a CDS encoding carbohydrate ABC transporter permease has product MTGQTVLRTPSAPRSSRSVARRGAARGDGAWPWVFVLPLLTGIGVFFIWPMIQTAYYSFTEWGVFGGTTFTGVENYVRLFADPRLYASLGNTLIYTAVVLLGIPIAVYLASLLNLPGLRFASFYRVLFFLPYVAMPTAVAIVWRIIFNGDFGILNYTLSLVGVDGPYWISTPGTAMFAVAIVGLWSSLGFSMIILASGLKNIAPELYEAAELDGATRWRQFRSITVPLLTPSIFFVTIITVISSFQLFDLLYAILGSTNPVLPKSMSLVYFFYDQGFVQNDKGYAAAIAIVIFLIIGLVTLLQFRLQKRWVNND; this is encoded by the coding sequence GTGACCGGTCAGACCGTGCTGCGCACCCCGTCGGCGCCACGCTCCTCGCGGAGCGTTGCCCGGCGGGGTGCCGCCCGCGGCGACGGCGCCTGGCCGTGGGTCTTCGTCCTCCCGCTCCTCACCGGCATCGGCGTCTTCTTCATCTGGCCGATGATCCAGACCGCTTACTACTCGTTCACCGAGTGGGGCGTCTTCGGCGGAACGACGTTCACGGGCGTCGAGAACTACGTCCGGTTGTTCGCCGACCCGCGGCTCTACGCCTCCCTCGGCAACACGCTGATCTACACGGCGGTGGTGCTCCTCGGCATCCCGATCGCCGTCTACCTCGCGAGCCTGTTGAACCTCCCCGGCCTGCGGTTCGCGAGCTTCTACCGGGTGCTCTTCTTCCTGCCGTACGTCGCGATGCCGACCGCCGTGGCCATCGTCTGGCGCATCATCTTCAACGGTGATTTCGGCATTCTCAACTACACGCTGTCGCTCGTCGGTGTCGACGGCCCCTACTGGATCAGCACGCCGGGCACCGCGATGTTCGCCGTGGCGATCGTCGGTCTCTGGTCGTCGCTCGGCTTCTCGATGATCATCCTGGCGTCCGGACTCAAGAACATCGCGCCGGAGCTCTACGAGGCGGCCGAGCTCGACGGCGCCACCCGGTGGCGGCAGTTCCGTTCGATCACGGTGCCGCTGCTCACCCCGAGCATCTTCTTCGTCACGATCATCACGGTGATCTCGAGCTTCCAGCTCTTCGACCTGCTGTACGCGATCCTCGGCAGCACCAACCCGGTGCTCCCGAAGAGCATGTCGCTCGTCTACTTCTTCTACGACCAGGGCTTCGTCCAGAACGACAAGGGCTACGCGGCGGCGATCGCGATCGTGATCTTCCTGATCATCGGACTCGTCACGCTCCTGCAGTTCCGGCTCCAGAAACGATGGGTGAACAATGACTGA
- a CDS encoding acyl-CoA dehydrogenase family protein gives MSETATVDRDLTQRFAPLFDELGRDAVARERERRLPHAEVEALRAAGFTRVTLPRRYGGEDATHGELFELLAELARRDPNLAQLFRSHFSYIDRTLHTPSSADREARLARLADGAIVGNASHERSAAKVGSLATRLTETPGGLRLNGTKFYSTGTLFADLVGVAAEQDGEFVSVLVETDAAGVDRIDDWTGFGQRLTGSGTTVFTEVPVEPSTVTRREPERPSHGGAFVQLVLLAAVTGIGRAIVDDAGAFVRTRTRTYSHGAAATAQADPIVQEVVGELSAKSFAADAALAAATTALGRSSAAILGADPDLVQERIADVELATARAQLVILPAVLDAATALFDVGGASAVETHRALDRHWRNARTIASHNPSRFKARAIGDHVVNGTPIASWWSTGEA, from the coding sequence ATGAGCGAGACGGCGACGGTCGACCGCGACCTGACGCAGCGCTTCGCGCCGCTCTTCGACGAGCTCGGGCGGGACGCCGTCGCACGGGAGCGAGAGCGCCGGCTGCCGCATGCCGAGGTGGAGGCGCTCCGAGCGGCGGGCTTCACCCGCGTGACGCTGCCGCGACGGTACGGCGGCGAGGACGCCACGCACGGGGAGCTGTTCGAGCTCCTCGCCGAGCTGGCCAGGCGCGACCCGAACCTCGCGCAGCTGTTCCGCTCCCACTTCTCCTACATCGACCGCACCCTGCACACGCCGTCGTCGGCGGACCGTGAGGCGCGTCTGGCCCGACTGGCCGACGGAGCCATCGTCGGCAACGCGAGCCACGAGCGGTCGGCCGCGAAGGTGGGCTCGCTCGCCACCCGGCTCACCGAGACGCCGGGCGGTCTCCGACTGAACGGGACCAAGTTCTACAGCACGGGGACGCTGTTCGCCGACCTCGTCGGGGTCGCCGCTGAGCAGGACGGCGAGTTCGTCTCGGTGCTCGTGGAGACGGACGCCGCGGGTGTCGATCGGATCGACGACTGGACCGGGTTCGGCCAGCGGCTGACGGGCAGCGGCACCACCGTCTTCACCGAGGTCCCCGTCGAACCGTCGACGGTGACCCGGCGCGAGCCGGAGCGCCCCTCGCATGGCGGCGCGTTCGTACAGCTGGTCCTGCTCGCGGCGGTGACGGGCATCGGCCGCGCGATCGTCGACGACGCCGGCGCGTTCGTCCGGACTCGGACCAGGACCTACAGTCACGGCGCGGCCGCGACCGCCCAAGCCGACCCGATCGTGCAGGAGGTCGTCGGCGAGCTGTCGGCGAAGTCGTTCGCCGCCGATGCCGCACTGGCCGCCGCGACGACTGCACTCGGTCGTTCGAGCGCGGCGATCCTCGGAGCCGACCCGGATCTCGTCCAGGAACGGATCGCCGACGTCGAACTCGCGACGGCGCGCGCGCAGCTGGTGATCCTGCCCGCCGTGCTCGACGCTGCGACCGCCCTGTTCGACGTCGGCGGTGCGAGTGCCGTCGAGACGCACCGGGCGCTCGACCGGCACTGGCGGAACGCCCGTACGATCGCCTCGCACAACCCGTCCCGCTTCAAGGCGAGGGCGATCGGCGACCACGTCGTGAACGGGACACCGATCGCCTCCTGGTGGAGCACCGGCGAGGCCTGA
- a CDS encoding MetQ/NlpA family ABC transporter substrate-binding protein — MSEHTGPEPSELRASIASGKRKRRNLLIGGVAVVAVAAIAVVVSVVVGGQNGTADAATGSGAPAERLSVKIAVSEDTQFQDAVKEVAAEKGLDVEWVNVKDWVLPNTELVAGTVDANAFQHILYLSAFNAENDADLTPVFSTVITQWGIFSKTLTDVEDLADGARIAIPDDPSNGGRALNILAAAGLIEIAADAGNFPTVEDVTANDKNLQFVPLPATSIPQQFDDPSLAAVVVGTSYFDPSQGITKDDALFLDDSLSEKNLPYVNVIATRDEDKDNPAWKILEDTYADPRVAEALDDEFAGNSILVKVPVKDLRDKLAELQAEAE, encoded by the coding sequence ATGAGTGAGCACACGGGACCAGAACCGAGCGAATTGCGGGCGTCGATCGCCTCCGGCAAACGGAAGCGCCGGAACCTGCTGATCGGCGGTGTCGCGGTCGTCGCCGTCGCCGCGATCGCCGTCGTCGTCTCGGTCGTCGTCGGTGGCCAGAACGGGACCGCCGACGCGGCGACCGGTTCCGGCGCACCCGCCGAGCGTCTCAGCGTGAAGATCGCGGTGTCCGAGGACACGCAGTTCCAGGACGCCGTCAAGGAGGTCGCCGCCGAGAAGGGCCTCGACGTCGAGTGGGTGAACGTGAAGGACTGGGTCCTGCCCAACACCGAACTCGTCGCCGGCACCGTCGACGCGAACGCCTTCCAGCACATCCTCTACCTCTCGGCCTTCAACGCAGAGAACGACGCCGACCTGACGCCGGTGTTCTCGACCGTCATCACGCAGTGGGGGATCTTCTCGAAGACGCTCACCGACGTCGAGGACCTCGCCGACGGCGCGCGCATCGCGATCCCGGACGACCCGTCCAACGGCGGTCGTGCCCTGAACATCCTGGCTGCGGCCGGACTCATCGAGATCGCAGCGGACGCGGGGAACTTCCCGACGGTCGAGGACGTCACCGCGAACGACAAGAACCTCCAGTTCGTGCCGCTGCCGGCGACGAGCATCCCGCAGCAGTTCGACGACCCGTCGCTCGCAGCCGTCGTCGTCGGGACCTCCTACTTCGACCCGAGCCAGGGCATCACGAAGGACGACGCGCTCTTCCTCGACGACTCGCTCTCCGAGAAGAACCTGCCCTACGTCAACGTCATCGCCACCCGCGACGAGGACAAGGACAACCCGGCCTGGAAGATCCTCGAGGACACCTACGCCGACCCGCGCGTCGCCGAGGCGCTCGACGACGAGTTCGCCGGGAACTCGATCCTCGTGAAGGTTCCGGTGAAGGACCTCCGCGACAAGCTCGCCGAGCTCCAAGCCGAAGCCGAGTAG
- a CDS encoding SIS domain-containing protein produces MPETFVAAELASQPESWRTAAALVPEAVAVLPQPGERVAVVGCGTSWFIAMSYAVLREQAGLGVTDAFAGSEFPGVRDYDRIVAISRSGTTTEIVHLLEAVGDSVTTVLITAVDDSPATVPAAHVIALPFADERSVVQTRFATTTLALLRGSLGHDVEALAAEAERALQIPIDEYLGADQVSFIGLGHAVGLTFEAALKTREAAQFWAESYPAMDYRHGPIAIAQPGRLVWSLGPTPAGLPEDVAATGATFVQHDLDPIAGLVVAQRFAVALAEARGLDADHPRSLTRSVILTP; encoded by the coding sequence ATGCCCGAGACCTTCGTCGCCGCCGAACTGGCGTCGCAGCCCGAATCCTGGCGCACCGCCGCCGCCCTCGTGCCGGAGGCCGTCGCCGTGCTGCCGCAGCCGGGAGAGCGGGTCGCGGTGGTCGGATGCGGCACCAGCTGGTTCATCGCGATGAGCTACGCCGTGTTGCGCGAACAGGCGGGGCTCGGCGTCACGGACGCGTTCGCCGGCTCGGAGTTCCCCGGCGTCCGCGACTACGACCGCATCGTCGCCATCTCACGCTCCGGCACGACCACGGAGATCGTGCACCTGCTGGAAGCGGTGGGCGACTCGGTCACCACCGTCCTCATCACCGCGGTCGACGACTCCCCCGCGACCGTTCCGGCGGCACACGTGATCGCCCTCCCCTTCGCCGACGAGCGTTCGGTGGTCCAGACCCGCTTCGCCACGACGACGCTCGCGCTCCTCCGCGGCTCGCTCGGACACGACGTCGAGGCACTCGCCGCGGAAGCCGAGCGGGCGCTGCAGATCCCGATCGACGAGTACCTCGGCGCCGACCAGGTGTCCTTCATCGGACTCGGGCACGCTGTGGGCCTCACCTTCGAGGCCGCGCTCAAGACCCGGGAGGCGGCACAGTTCTGGGCGGAGTCCTACCCCGCCATGGACTACCGCCACGGCCCCATCGCGATCGCGCAGCCCGGCCGACTCGTGTGGTCCCTCGGACCGACGCCCGCCGGCCTGCCGGAGGACGTCGCGGCCACCGGAGCGACCTTCGTGCAGCACGACCTCGACCCCATCGCCGGGCTCGTCGTCGCGCAGCGCTTCGCGGTCGCGTTGGCCGAGGCCCGCGGCCTCGACGCCGACCACCCCCGTTCGCTCACGCGCTCCGTCATCCTGACGCCGTGA
- a CDS encoding Gfo/Idh/MocA family protein, producing the protein MSTAPATTPEGLRVAVIGTGQRAYIAEHVPTSPTSASVVAAVDTTEIGRGRARQLFGDDIEVLDSHEALIARGGVDAAIVTTPDWTHKEIAVDLLRAGIAVYLEKPLAITLDDADAVLQAAYESRTPLYVGHNFRHAAVVRLMHEVIERGEIGAVKSVWVRHFVGNGGDYYFKDWHADRSRVNSLLLQKASHDIDVVHFLAGAYTQRVVAMGDLAVYGDIDDREDRSGQTMADWFSYDNWPPEAQRGLNPVVDVEDVSMMLMTLEHGITASYEQCHFTPDYWRNYTVIGTHGRLENIGDTAGGTVKVWNRRRTWSTEGDVEYPIAGVEEGHADADLDTMNEFLAFVAEGTPTTLSPVAARQAVAAGALAAHSLRNGSIPLDVPPLDPALVEYFSSLTARTAPHSLDAATR; encoded by the coding sequence GTGAGCACTGCACCAGCCACCACCCCCGAAGGTCTCCGGGTCGCCGTCATCGGCACCGGCCAGCGGGCCTACATCGCCGAACACGTCCCCACGAGCCCCACGTCCGCCTCGGTCGTCGCGGCGGTCGACACGACCGAGATCGGTCGCGGTCGGGCACGGCAGCTGTTCGGCGACGACATCGAGGTCCTCGACTCCCACGAGGCGCTCATCGCGCGGGGCGGTGTCGACGCGGCGATCGTGACGACGCCCGACTGGACCCACAAGGAGATCGCGGTCGACCTGCTGCGCGCCGGCATCGCGGTCTATCTGGAGAAGCCGCTCGCGATCACGCTCGACGACGCAGACGCGGTCCTCCAGGCCGCCTACGAGTCGCGGACGCCGCTCTACGTCGGGCACAACTTCCGGCATGCCGCCGTCGTCCGGCTCATGCACGAGGTCATCGAGCGCGGCGAGATCGGCGCGGTCAAGTCCGTCTGGGTCCGCCACTTCGTCGGCAACGGCGGCGACTACTACTTCAAGGACTGGCACGCCGACCGCTCGCGCGTGAACTCCCTGCTCCTGCAGAAGGCGAGCCACGACATCGACGTCGTCCACTTCCTCGCCGGCGCGTACACGCAGCGCGTCGTCGCGATGGGCGACCTCGCGGTCTACGGCGACATCGACGACCGCGAGGACCGCAGCGGCCAGACCATGGCCGACTGGTTCTCCTACGACAACTGGCCGCCCGAGGCGCAGCGCGGTCTGAACCCCGTGGTCGACGTCGAGGACGTCTCGATGATGCTCATGACCCTCGAGCACGGGATCACCGCCAGCTACGAGCAGTGCCACTTCACCCCCGACTACTGGCGGAACTACACCGTCATCGGGACGCACGGCAGGCTCGAGAACATCGGCGACACCGCCGGTGGCACCGTCAAGGTCTGGAACCGTCGTCGTACCTGGAGCACCGAGGGCGACGTCGAGTACCCGATCGCGGGCGTCGAGGAGGGCCATGCCGACGCCGATCTCGACACGATGAACGAGTTCCTCGCCTTCGTCGCCGAGGGCACCCCCACCACGCTGTCGCCGGTCGCCGCGCGACAGGCCGTCGCCGCCGGAGCCCTCGCCGCTCACTCCCTCCGCAACGGTTCGATCCCGCTCGACGTCCCGCCGCTCGACCCCGCACTCGTCGAGTACTTCTCCTCCCTCACCGCCCGCACCGCACCGCACTCCCTCGACGCCGCCACCCGGTAG
- a CDS encoding methionine ABC transporter ATP-binding protein, translating to MNTAIVFEDVSKTFEVKGRAFEALRNVDLTVERGEIFGIVGYSGAGKSTLLRTVNALERPTSGRVVVEGLEISALAGQALYAARQRIGMIFQQFNLLESRTVYKNIAYPLKLAKVPDAEILDRVEELLAFVGLSDKALAYPSQLSGGQKQRVGIARALATRPEILISDEATSALDPQTTGEVLELLRRVNEEYGVTILLVTHEIDVIRELADRVAVMEDGEVVEQGSVYEVFSAPRTATARRFVSSVLHHIPSEEVLAKIRAVHHGRLVQLHVEDRDTNHPFLSRVARDNDIDFNVVFGGVDELQGRLFGSLTVELLGPDDRVDAAIAGLRATATVTAIDPAPTAPVPEPAPVSESTPVPELASVPEPVEGYEPLAEDPDTLKEHTHA from the coding sequence ATGAACACAGCAATCGTCTTCGAGGACGTCAGCAAGACGTTCGAGGTGAAGGGCCGCGCCTTCGAGGCGCTGCGGAACGTCGACCTGACGGTCGAGCGGGGCGAGATCTTCGGCATCGTCGGGTACTCCGGCGCCGGGAAGTCGACGCTCCTGCGCACCGTCAACGCCCTCGAGCGGCCGACGAGCGGGCGGGTGGTCGTCGAGGGCCTCGAGATCTCCGCGCTCGCCGGGCAGGCGCTGTACGCCGCGCGTCAACGGATCGGCATGATCTTCCAGCAGTTCAACCTCCTGGAGTCTCGGACCGTCTACAAGAACATCGCCTACCCGCTCAAACTCGCGAAGGTGCCGGACGCCGAGATCCTCGACCGCGTCGAAGAACTGCTCGCGTTCGTCGGGCTGAGCGACAAGGCGCTCGCCTACCCGTCGCAGCTCTCCGGTGGGCAGAAGCAGCGGGTCGGCATCGCCCGCGCCCTCGCCACCCGCCCGGAGATCCTCATCTCCGACGAGGCCACCAGCGCCCTCGACCCGCAGACGACCGGCGAGGTCCTCGAACTCCTTCGGCGGGTGAACGAGGAGTACGGCGTCACGATCCTGCTCGTCACCCACGAGATCGACGTCATCCGCGAACTCGCCGATCGGGTCGCCGTCATGGAGGACGGCGAGGTGGTGGAGCAGGGCAGCGTGTACGAGGTGTTCTCGGCGCCACGCACCGCGACAGCGCGACGCTTCGTCTCGTCGGTGCTCCACCACATCCCCTCCGAGGAGGTGCTCGCGAAGATCCGAGCCGTGCACCACGGGCGCCTCGTCCAGCTGCACGTCGAGGACCGCGACACCAACCACCCGTTCCTCTCGCGGGTCGCCCGCGACAACGACATCGACTTCAACGTCGTGTTCGGCGGCGTCGACGAACTGCAGGGGCGACTGTTCGGCAGTCTCACGGTCGAGCTGCTCGGACCGGACGACCGCGTGGACGCCGCCATCGCGGGGCTCCGCGCCACGGCGACCGTCACCGCGATCGACCCTGCCCCGACCGCGCCGGTCCCTGAGCCTGCACCGGTCTCTGAGTCCACGCCGGTCCCTGAGCTTGCTTCGGTCCCTGAGCCTGTCGAAGGGTATGAACCGCTCGCCGAGGACCCCGACACCCTGAAGGAGCACACCCATGCGTGA
- a CDS encoding methionine ABC transporter permease, whose product MRDFDPDAFFPRLLKAIGETGLMVSVSFAVATVIGILLGLLLYASRPGNLLQNRVVFGVLNVIINVIRPVPFLIVAIALIPLTRLVFGTGLGPLPATIPLILVASVAIGRVSESNLVAVSPGAIEAGAAMGASPVRVLFTIVVPEALGPLILGLTYILVALVDATAVAGVLGGGGLGDLAMTYGYQRFDWIVVGLVVVTLVLLVQLAQLLGNVLAKRVLHR is encoded by the coding sequence ATGCGTGACTTCGATCCCGACGCGTTCTTCCCGCGTCTCCTCAAGGCCATCGGGGAGACCGGCCTCATGGTCTCCGTGTCCTTCGCCGTCGCGACGGTCATCGGGATCCTGCTGGGCCTCCTGCTCTACGCGAGCCGGCCCGGCAACCTCCTGCAGAACCGCGTCGTGTTCGGCGTCCTGAACGTCATCATCAACGTCATCCGACCGGTACCGTTCCTCATCGTCGCGATCGCGCTCATCCCGCTCACGCGGCTCGTGTTCGGCACCGGCCTCGGACCGCTTCCGGCGACGATCCCGCTCATCCTCGTCGCGAGCGTCGCCATCGGGCGCGTCTCCGAGTCGAACCTCGTCGCCGTCTCACCGGGCGCCATCGAGGCCGGCGCAGCCATGGGTGCGAGCCCCGTGCGGGTGCTGTTCACGATCGTCGTGCCCGAAGCGCTCGGCCCGCTCATCCTCGGGCTGACGTACATCCTCGTCGCCCTCGTCGATGCGACGGCCGTGGCCGGGGTGCTCGGCGGCGGCGGCCTCGGTGACCTCGCCATGACCTACGGCTACCAACGGTTCGACTGGATCGTCGTCGGACTCGTGGTGGTCACGCTCGTCCTGCTCGTGCAGCTCGCCCAGTTGCTCGGCAACGTGCTGGCGAAGCGGGTGCTGCACCGATGA
- a CDS encoding carbohydrate ABC transporter permease, with translation MTEQLTATAPLTTRAVTVPGSGRPSAASARRREVGRPGQRRGSHVVAHIVLGVGGLIMAFPFIWQIIMSLSTNAEVQSVVPTFWPAELQWQNYAAVFERLPFLDQLRTSIVITVIRTLAQIVLCTMAGYAFARMRFRGRAVLLAVTLSILMVPSQAYLISQYQIVQGFGWLNTTLGIVAPGLFSAFGTFLMRTAFLNLPTELEEAARIDGAGPFQIFWKIMLPLAKPSISVLAITTVLWSWNELLWPLVVSTYANSMPLAAGLATLSSDKTTDYPVMMAASILAMAPVLILFIVLQRRVIDGLAFSGLK, from the coding sequence ATGACTGAGCAACTCACCGCCACAGCACCGCTCACCACCCGTGCCGTCACCGTTCCGGGATCGGGTCGTCCGTCCGCCGCGTCCGCGCGACGCCGCGAGGTCGGTCGGCCCGGCCAGCGGCGCGGGTCGCACGTCGTCGCCCATATCGTGCTCGGCGTCGGTGGCCTCATCATGGCGTTCCCGTTCATCTGGCAGATCATCATGTCGCTGTCGACGAACGCGGAGGTGCAGAGCGTGGTCCCCACGTTCTGGCCGGCCGAACTGCAGTGGCAGAACTACGCCGCGGTGTTCGAGCGCCTTCCGTTCCTCGACCAGCTGCGCACGTCGATCGTCATCACGGTGATCAGGACGCTCGCGCAGATCGTCCTCTGCACGATGGCGGGGTACGCGTTCGCGCGGATGCGGTTCCGCGGACGCGCGGTGCTGCTCGCCGTGACGCTGTCGATCCTCATGGTGCCGTCGCAGGCGTACCTCATCTCGCAGTACCAGATCGTGCAGGGCTTCGGATGGCTGAACACCACGCTCGGCATCGTCGCACCCGGCCTGTTCAGCGCGTTCGGAACCTTCCTCATGCGGACGGCGTTCCTGAACCTGCCGACGGAGCTCGAGGAGGCGGCGCGGATCGACGGCGCCGGACCCTTCCAGATCTTCTGGAAGATCATGCTGCCGCTCGCCAAGCCCAGCATCAGCGTCCTCGCCATCACGACCGTGCTGTGGTCGTGGAACGAACTGCTCTGGCCGCTCGTGGTGTCCACGTACGCCAACTCCATGCCGCTCGCCGCCGGTCTCGCGACGCTCTCGAGCGACAAGACGACGGACTACCCGGTGATGATGGCGGCGTCGATCCTCGCGATGGCGCCCGTGCTCATCCTGTTCATCGTCCTCCAGCGCCGGGTGATCGACGGGCTGGCGTTCTCCGGGCTGAAGTAG